Genomic DNA from Triplophysa rosa linkage group LG6, Trosa_1v2, whole genome shotgun sequence:
TCAAGCAAGTGCAACACTGTTGCTTCTCTAAACAACAGTTCTATCTCATATATTTACAGACTGAGGAAGTGAAAGCGTTGCAGACGGATCAGATCATATCACAAACGAAAGCAGAGTTTGTCTTGTCGtttcattaaattaaaatgcgATATGGTGAGTTTTTCTCCTTTTTATTACATACCCCATATTCACACTCGTCtatgatgttttattttcagcTAGGCTAGATTTCAGACGTACTGACAGGTTTTAAATAGTTTGAActagatttttttacttttattttcccTGTATATCTGAGCAGTTGCCTATTTTTTCCTCTGTCTTCCTGCAGGCAAATAAAGGTAGTTGCAGCAGCATCACCACCAGAAAGGAGCACTTTGTGAGCTGGTTAATTAACTCTGATTTTAATGAAAATCCATCTGACAGCACTGATGATGACATTAATGAAAGTGGACTAAAGGAGTGTGAATGGGACTCCTACCAGCCCAATCCAGAGGAACAATACCATTTACCCCGGAGCAGTCCTGTAATATCCCGCAAGAGGTGTGATGCAGAgctaaagacagaaaaacaggcTTCTGCCTCCAATCTGTGTTTGACCACCACTACCTATGATACATCTATTCTATCCACCTCTCCATTAATAACAGCAAAATCCAACATTTCAAATCTTCATGGATTGGATGAGTTCACACACTCGAAAAAACTAAAGGAACCGACATCAGTGTCCGACAAAGATTGGACATCTGTGTCACATAAAATCAAAGATTCATCCcccaaagacattttagaacaGTCAGACTGCCGTAAAAGTAAATGTGGTACAGACGGAATATCACCTGTGTCCCAGAGGACTCCGATTCTCAGCCGCTCTGCACCTGCTGCAAGGTCGAGGGTTCCATTAAATCAGGGTTTGCAGTCGAGGGGTAAAAGAAGAGCCTGCTCTGACATCCCACCAGCATCTAGTCAAAGAAACTCGGGATATGTTAGGAAACATGGGTCATTAATTGACACACACTCCTTTGATGACATCCACGGGCGCAGTTTGGATCAGGTATCGTAAAGACTGTGTTTCTCACAGAGAATGAAGATTATGCTTTTACACAAGAGCTCTGACATTATTATTGCATGTGTTTTGTGtacatctgtgtttgtgtgtaggaaAATGCTCATTTTGTAGTTGTGGATATGGTGCTGGAAGTGCTGGAGTCTGTAAAATGGGTTGTGTGTCTGGAAGAGTTAAAAAGCAATCCTTGTCAGGACAAATATGAAACACTGTACACTACAAAGATGGACTCTTTTTCCTCATTTGACAGTGGGTTTGAGGGTAAGAGAACAAACATTATGTGCGACAATGGAAGACATTACAAAATTCTGTTTCATCCATGTGACACATTCATGTCATGTGGTCATGACAAAAATCAGATTTGCTGACTTGATGAATTTAAAACTAATACTGTAGgtcatcattttattttgactTCTCTATATAGTAAAGTATTAGTCAGGCCTGAATATTCAgattacttaaaaataatataatagtgCTCGTGTTTAGTCATAGccgaaaataattgtattattgaTATTTCCCCCCCAAATTAAAATTGCTTAACCATTTGCTCACactcgtgtcattcaaaacctgtatgtgactttcttctgtagaacacaaaagaagatattttgagaattgtcACATGTGATTTTGCGTTCATACAGTGAAAGTCAGTGACCTGGagacagtgttgtttggttaccaacattcttcaaaatatcttctatttgTGTTctagagaagaaagaaagtcatacaggtttggaatgacatgaggatgagtaattgatgacagaatttacattttggtgtgaactatccctttaatgaaagCAAGTAGGCTACTGTAAATGAAAGCTTGGTTTCAGATGATGAagaaagaatgtttatttttgggtgaacttatcATCACTAATAtcgcaattattttattttctgttggTTATACAAAAACAATGTTGCTTTCCcttattttcttatttcttaTCCGTTCCAGACGACAGCACCCCCAAACCACCTTCAAACAGATACAGCCTGGCTTCCTTTCAGTGGTATGCACAGCCCTTGTATCATTGCATTTAATTTATGCTGCATCATCTGCATCaccatttgcatttatttgctctTTGCAGCCCTCAGATCTCCAGCATGCCATGCTCTGCTGAACATTTAGCTCATCATCTGGTGTCAGGGTTCAGGAAGCAGTGGTTCCCCGCTGAGCGACTGCAAAACCCTGACAGCCTCAACATTGCTCTACAGGAAGTGAGGCTGGTTACACGTCAACACACATTCAGGCGGTTAGCACACACAGGTGCAGCCACAAAGCACTCACTGTACGTGTCAGGGTGGAGGGGGCATGACCTCCTCTCCGCCTCTGTCATGTGTAGAGAAATTAGTGTGGACATTGACATGTGAAGACATTTGAAGTGGTCCACTCCTCACTATTTGATAGGCTTGGTTATACATTTCGTTATGATTGtgtattttctatttatttgttgAATTGTCTCTTCTGCAGTACTCTTCCTCCATGACAGCAGGGGACGGGATCAGTTTATCTGAGGAGATCAAACAGAAGAGTAGAATGAGAGGAACATTAACATGGGCTCCACCCAGATTTCAAATCATCTTCTGTGTCCAACCAACACACAGGTGAGAAAGACCACCACATACAatctgtttgtatgtttttgtttaaaggggtcatatgacacggctaaaacgaatattatcgtttgttttagatgcaatgtgtatacacgatttaaggttcaaaaacgctgtattttccac
This window encodes:
- the rubcnl gene encoding protein associated with UVRAG as autophagy enhancer: MANKGSCSSITTRKEHFVSWLINSDFNENPSDSTDDDINESGLKECEWDSYQPNPEEQYHLPRSSPVISRKRCDAELKTEKQASASNLCLTTTTYDTSILSTSPLITAKSNISNLHGLDEFTHSKKLKEPTSVSDKDWTSVSHKIKDSSPKDILEQSDCRKSKCGTDGISPVSQRTPILSRSAPAARSRVPLNQGLQSRGKRRACSDIPPASSQRNSGYVRKHGSLIDTHSFDDIHGRSLDQENAHFVVVDMVLEVLESVKWVVCLEELKSNPCQDKYETLYTTKMDSFSSFDSGFEDDSTPKPPSNRYSLASFQCPQISSMPCSAEHLAHHLVSGFRKQWFPAERLQNPDSLNIALQEYSSSMTAGDGISLSEEIKQKSRMRGTLTWAPPRFQIIFCVQPTHRRRDVIASQRFLCAGCGTEVEPRYIKKLRYCDYLGKYFCDGCHGGEESVIPGRVLSNWDFAMYPVCNFSRQLLDSIWQQPLFKLASVAKNLYNQAKELQRFRDLQEQLMSTKKLLSTCRLSTGVLADFEQLPAHLMHEPHHLSMNDLIRVKKGQLWIAAKAIFQSATAHIDTCELCQAKGFFCEFCHGTDVLFPFQRDTCTRCQDCRACFHISCFRDEACPKCARLQKRKKLQQEAINT